From one Methylothermaceae bacteria B42 genomic stretch:
- a CDS encoding antitoxin — protein MRTTLNIDDQLLQEAQRLTGAKEKTALIREALKALIERESARRLARLGGTEPQLKLPPRRRPDENDSD, from the coding sequence ATGCGTACTACCTTAAATATTGACGACCAATTATTGCAAGAAGCCCAGCGCTTGACTGGCGCCAAGGAAAAAACCGCCTTGATCCGGGAAGCGCTCAAGGCATTGATCGAACGGGAAAGCGCCCGGCGCCTGGCGCGCCTGGGCGGCACGGAACCCCAATTAAAGCTTCCTCCCCGCCGGCGCCCGGACGAAAATGATTCTGATTGA
- a CDS encoding bifunctional heptose 7-phosphate kinase/heptose 1-phosphate adenyltransferase (catalyzes the phosphorylation of D-glycero-D-manno-heptose 7-phosphate to form D,D-heptose-1,7-bisphosphate and catalyzes transfer of ADP to D-glycero-D-manno-heptose 1-phosphate forming ADP-D,D-heptose) — MELPDFSRLTLLVAGDLMLDRYWSGSASRISPEAPVPVVHVHQTEARPGGAGNVALNLAALGCRVILIGCRGQDEAGEELETALCQSGIDCRLLQTSSPTIVKLRVLSQHQQLIRLDFEQPAAQGAENQLVGLFNAALEEADGIVLSDYAKGALKGCEALLSMARRQDKPVVVDPKGNDFSRYRGATVLTPNSREFAQIAGHWRSEEEMVAKAATVRKQLDLQALLITRGESGLTLMEAGRPPLHIPADSKEVFDVTGAGDTVAAWLAANLAAEIPLAQAARLANTAAGVAVGKLGAASVMPEEVVSVSDTDALISRSHLFRLVAAAKARGEKIVVTNGCFDILHAGHIQYLRAARQLGDRLVVLLNDDASVRRLKGAGRPINPLSHRAQVLAELACVDWVTAFSEDTPKTLICDLLPDVLVKGGDYPNIQAIAGHDCVLANGGEVKLLPLLEGCSTTKIIETMADL, encoded by the coding sequence GTGGAACTGCCTGATTTTTCACGTTTAACCCTGCTGGTTGCCGGGGATTTGATGCTGGACCGCTATTGGTCCGGATCGGCTTCGCGCATCTCCCCGGAAGCCCCGGTGCCTGTGGTTCACGTTCACCAGACGGAAGCCCGTCCAGGCGGGGCTGGCAATGTGGCCCTCAATCTTGCGGCCCTAGGGTGCCGGGTGATTCTCATCGGCTGCCGCGGGCAAGACGAGGCTGGCGAAGAACTGGAAACCGCTTTATGCCAATCAGGGATTGATTGCCGTTTGCTCCAGACTTCCTCCCCCACCATTGTGAAATTGAGAGTGCTCAGCCAACACCAGCAATTGATCCGCTTGGACTTTGAACAACCAGCGGCCCAAGGAGCGGAAAACCAACTTGTCGGTCTCTTCAATGCCGCCCTCGAAGAGGCGGATGGTATTGTCCTGTCCGATTACGCCAAAGGGGCTTTGAAAGGATGCGAGGCCTTGCTGTCCATGGCCAGGCGCCAGGACAAACCTGTGGTGGTGGATCCCAAAGGGAATGACTTTTCCCGCTACCGGGGCGCTACGGTGCTCACGCCAAATTCGCGGGAATTTGCCCAAATTGCAGGGCACTGGCGAAGTGAGGAAGAGATGGTGGCCAAGGCAGCCACTGTCAGGAAACAACTGGATCTGCAAGCTTTGTTGATTACCCGCGGTGAATCCGGCTTGACTTTGATGGAAGCGGGCCGTCCACCCCTTCATATACCCGCCGACAGTAAAGAAGTGTTTGATGTGACAGGCGCGGGCGATACCGTGGCTGCCTGGCTGGCGGCCAATTTGGCTGCCGAAATCCCACTGGCACAGGCCGCTCGCTTGGCCAACACCGCTGCCGGGGTGGCGGTTGGAAAACTGGGCGCGGCATCGGTGATGCCTGAGGAAGTGGTTTCCGTCAGCGATACCGATGCGCTCATCAGCCGGTCGCACTTATTCCGGCTGGTCGCCGCCGCCAAGGCCCGGGGCGAGAAAATTGTCGTGACCAATGGCTGTTTCGATATCCTCCACGCCGGTCATATTCAGTATTTGCGAGCCGCCCGCCAACTCGGCGACAGATTGGTGGTGCTGCTGAACGATGACGCATCGGTGCGGCGGCTCAAGGGAGCAGGGAGGCCAATCAATCCACTATCTCATCGCGCCCAAGTGCTGGCGGAACTGGCGTGCGTGGATTGGGTAACGGCGTTTTCCGAAGACACGCCAAAAACCTTGATCTGTGATCTTTTGCCCGATGTGTTGGTCAAGGGCGGCGACTACCCCAATATCCAGGCCATTGCCGGGCATGATTGCGTTTTGGCCAACGGCGGCGAGGTCAAACTGCTGCCCTTGCTGGAAGGTTGTTCTACCACCAAAATCATCGAAACCATGGCGGATTTATGA
- a CDS encoding arsenate reductase, whose amino-acid sequence MEVVIYHNPRCSKSRATLQLLQEKGIEPEIIEYLKTPPSKEELEAILNKLGMEPRDLMRKKEKVYKEKGLDNPDLTRDQLIQAMIENPILIERPIVLVGDKAALGRPPENVLEILPHG is encoded by the coding sequence ATGGAAGTTGTCATTTATCATAACCCCCGCTGCAGCAAATCCCGTGCGACTTTACAGCTGCTGCAAGAAAAAGGCATCGAGCCTGAAATCATCGAATATCTGAAAACACCTCCCAGCAAGGAAGAGCTGGAAGCCATCCTGAACAAACTGGGCATGGAGCCAAGGGATTTGATGCGCAAAAAAGAAAAGGTCTATAAGGAAAAGGGCCTGGATAACCCAGATTTGACCCGTGACCAACTGATTCAGGCGATGATTGAAAACCCGATTCTCATTGAACGTCCCATTGTCCTGGTGGGCGACAAGGCCGCCCTCGGCCGCCCTCCGGAAAACGTATTGGAGATTTTACCCCATGGCTGA
- a CDS encoding replicative DNA helicase — protein MSQTAEQIPLPPKTPPHSIQAEQSVLGGLMLDAGAWEKIADRVSEEDFYRKEHRLIFQVIRELMENDSPCDVVTVSEALQNRELLQAVGGMTYLAALAGETPSAANITAYADIVRERAILRQLAHVGTEIADSAFRPEGKDVNELLETAEQKVFHIADQRQRGDGGFKAIKSLLTLAVDRIEELYEKGGTVTGVSSGFVDLDQMTAGLQPADLIIVAGRPSMGKTTFAMNIAENVAIKEQLPVAVFSMEMPGDHLAMRMMSSLGRIDQHRLRIGRLEDEEWPRMTSAINILAGTKLFIDDTPALSPTELRARARRLTREHGQLGLIVIDYLQLMQAPGGGENRTAEISEISRGLKALAKELNVPVIALSQLNRNLEQRPNKRPVMSDLRESGSIEQDADVIIFIYRDEVYNEDSPDKGTAEIIIAKQRNGPIGTLRLTFLGQYTRFENFTEGMYDEEDY, from the coding sequence ATGAGTCAGACAGCCGAACAAATCCCACTGCCACCCAAAACGCCGCCCCATTCCATCCAGGCGGAACAATCGGTGCTGGGGGGGCTGATGTTGGATGCCGGGGCTTGGGAAAAGATTGCCGACCGGGTCAGCGAGGAAGATTTTTACCGCAAGGAACACCGGTTGATCTTTCAGGTAATCCGGGAATTGATGGAAAACGATTCTCCCTGCGATGTGGTCACGGTTTCAGAGGCTTTGCAAAACCGCGAACTACTCCAGGCAGTGGGTGGCATGACTTATCTTGCAGCGCTTGCCGGCGAAACCCCCAGCGCCGCCAATATCACCGCTTATGCGGATATTGTCCGCGAGCGCGCCATCTTGCGGCAACTGGCTCACGTGGGGACGGAAATTGCCGATTCCGCTTTCCGCCCCGAGGGCAAGGACGTCAATGAGCTGTTGGAAACCGCCGAGCAGAAAGTCTTCCATATCGCCGATCAGCGCCAGCGCGGCGATGGTGGCTTCAAGGCGATCAAATCCTTGCTGACCCTGGCGGTGGACCGGATTGAGGAGCTTTATGAAAAAGGCGGCACCGTTACCGGAGTCAGCAGCGGTTTTGTCGATCTCGATCAAATGACCGCCGGGCTTCAGCCCGCGGATTTGATTATCGTCGCGGGCCGGCCTTCCATGGGGAAGACCACCTTTGCCATGAATATCGCCGAAAACGTGGCCATCAAGGAGCAGTTGCCGGTGGCGGTATTCAGCATGGAAATGCCCGGCGACCACCTGGCCATGCGGATGATGTCTTCCCTGGGGAGAATAGACCAACACCGGCTGCGGATCGGCCGTCTGGAAGACGAAGAATGGCCGCGCATGACCTCGGCCATCAATATTCTCGCGGGCACCAAACTGTTCATCGACGACACCCCTGCCCTCAGTCCCACGGAACTGCGGGCCCGGGCCCGGCGCTTGACCCGCGAACACGGCCAGTTGGGGTTGATTGTCATCGACTATCTGCAATTGATGCAAGCCCCGGGCGGCGGGGAAAACCGCACCGCGGAAATCTCGGAAATCTCCCGCGGCCTTAAGGCGCTGGCCAAGGAACTGAATGTGCCGGTCATCGCCCTGTCCCAGCTCAACCGTAACCTGGAACAGCGCCCCAACAAGCGGCCGGTCATGTCGGACTTGCGCGAATCTGGCTCCATCGAACAGGATGCCGACGTCATCATATTTATCTACCGCGACGAAGTCTACAACGAGGACAGCCCCGACAAAGGCACGGCGGAAATCATCATCGCCAAGCAGCGTAACGGTCCCATCGGTACCTTGCGGCTTACTTTCCTGGGGCAATACACCCGGTTCGAGAATTTCACCGAAGGAATGTATGACGAGGAGGATTATTGA
- a CDS encoding ribonuclease yields the protein MILIDTSVWIDHFRYSLPPLEALLNRAQVLIHPWVIGELACGHLKNRKIILRLLEALPQATLPSHEEAMFFLEQNNLMGRGIGYIDLHLLAATTLTNHARLWTLDRRLALVAGDLRLGFSPSNYS from the coding sequence ATGATTCTGATTGACACGTCTGTCTGGATTGATCATTTCCGTTATTCACTGCCCCCGTTAGAGGCACTTTTAAACCGCGCTCAAGTCCTGATTCATCCCTGGGTAATCGGCGAATTGGCCTGCGGCCATTTAAAAAACCGCAAAATCATTTTACGCCTTCTTGAAGCGTTACCCCAAGCCACGCTGCCTTCTCACGAGGAGGCGATGTTTTTTCTGGAACAAAATAACCTGATGGGCCGCGGCATTGGCTATATCGACCTTCATTTGCTTGCCGCCACCACCCTCACCAATCACGCCCGTCTCTGGACCCTCGACCGTCGGCTGGCCTTGGTTGCGGGCGATTTAAGACTTGGCTTTTCTCCATCTAACTACTCCTAA
- a CDS encoding DnaA regulatory inactivator Hda, with translation MPAQLPLQLSFPEAPRFDQFHAGNNREVIEILKDCARGVGESYLFLWGDEGCGKTHLLHACCREAHGKGEAVGYLPMTELVAYGPEILQGLEQMALLCIDDIHALAGKPRWEEALFHGFNRWRENSIRLIISANQAPAELPIALPDLKTRLTWGLTLRLHPFNDEDKLAALQLRARQLGLELSPQVGRFLLTHTPRDLPSLWRLLNSLDQATLAAKRKLTIPFLKDYLESES, from the coding sequence ATGCCTGCCCAATTGCCTCTGCAACTGTCATTTCCAGAGGCACCGCGCTTCGACCAATTCCATGCCGGAAACAACCGGGAGGTTATCGAGATCTTGAAGGATTGCGCCCGCGGCGTGGGCGAATCCTACCTGTTTCTGTGGGGCGATGAGGGATGCGGAAAAACCCATCTGCTCCATGCCTGCTGCCGGGAAGCCCATGGGAAGGGCGAAGCGGTAGGCTATCTCCCGATGACGGAGCTGGTGGCCTACGGCCCCGAGATTTTGCAGGGCCTGGAACAAATGGCGCTGCTTTGCATCGACGACATCCATGCCCTTGCCGGCAAGCCCCGTTGGGAGGAAGCGCTGTTCCACGGCTTCAACCGCTGGCGTGAAAACAGCATCCGGCTGATCATTTCGGCCAACCAAGCGCCGGCAGAACTGCCCATTGCCCTGCCCGATCTCAAAACCCGCCTGACCTGGGGCTTAACCCTCCGCCTCCATCCTTTCAACGACGAAGACAAACTGGCCGCCCTGCAGCTACGGGCCCGGCAATTGGGGCTGGAGCTCTCCCCCCAGGTCGGCAGATTCCTTTTGACCCACACTCCCCGGGATTTACCTTCCCTGTGGCGTTTGTTAAATTCCCTGGACCAGGCCACTTTGGCCGCCAAGCGTAAACTCACCATTCCATTTTTGAAAGATTATCTGGAATCCGAATCATGA
- a CDS encoding carbonic anhydrase: MSTIVDEVLQANQQYAAEFGDKANLPMPPGRHFAILTCMDARLDPAKYAGLAEGDAHVIRNAGGRASDDAIRSLVISYKLLGTREWFVIHHTDCGMETFTNDIMADLLSHSLKTAVIDESGWHDVGEGPGSPDGKYINWLTIKDQAQSVLDDVIRIKSHPLVPQEIPIYGYIFDVKSGRLIEVPEATKAGQPG; encoded by the coding sequence ATGAGTACAATCGTCGATGAAGTCCTGCAAGCAAATCAGCAATATGCCGCCGAATTTGGTGACAAAGCGAATTTGCCCATGCCCCCAGGGCGGCACTTTGCCATTTTGACCTGTATGGATGCGCGTTTGGATCCTGCGAAATATGCTGGCTTGGCGGAAGGCGATGCTCATGTTATCCGTAATGCGGGCGGAAGAGCCAGCGATGACGCGATCCGTTCCCTGGTGATTTCCTACAAACTGTTGGGAACGCGGGAATGGTTTGTTATCCATCACACCGATTGCGGCATGGAAACCTTTACTAATGACATTATGGCGGATTTGTTATCCCATAGTCTTAAAACCGCTGTTATCGATGAAAGTGGTTGGCATGATGTCGGTGAAGGTCCCGGTTCACCCGATGGCAAGTATATTAATTGGCTGACCATCAAAGATCAGGCACAAAGCGTTTTGGATGATGTGATTCGGATCAAGTCCCACCCTTTGGTACCCCAGGAGATTCCGATTTATGGTTATATTTTTGATGTCAAAAGTGGCCGGTTGATTGAAGTTCCAGAAGCTACCAAGGCTGGTCAACCTGGCTAA
- a CDS encoding glutamine amidotransferase, with protein sequence MAKRILLLAGDFVEDYEVMVPFQVLMMAGHQVDAVCPGKKAGDTVKTAVHDFEGDQTYTEKPGHHFALNADFDSVDPDQYDGLVIPGGRAPEYLRLNDRVLEITRHFAANGKPIAAICHGAQILSAAKVIESIEISCYPAVAPEVALAGAKYIPNNETFSNAHVDKNFVTAPAWPAHPEWMKKFLELLGTQITP encoded by the coding sequence ATGGCAAAGCGTATTTTGCTGCTGGCCGGCGACTTTGTGGAAGATTACGAAGTGATGGTACCCTTTCAAGTGCTGATGATGGCAGGTCACCAGGTAGACGCGGTCTGCCCCGGCAAAAAAGCCGGCGATACGGTAAAAACCGCCGTCCATGACTTTGAAGGGGATCAAACCTATACTGAAAAACCCGGCCACCATTTTGCCCTCAACGCCGATTTCGATAGCGTCGATCCCGACCAATACGACGGCTTGGTCATCCCCGGCGGCCGCGCCCCTGAATATCTGCGCCTGAATGACCGGGTGCTGGAAATCACCCGCCATTTCGCGGCTAACGGCAAACCTATCGCCGCCATTTGCCACGGGGCGCAGATTTTGTCGGCGGCGAAAGTGATTGAGAGCATCGAAATCAGTTGCTACCCGGCCGTCGCGCCCGAAGTGGCACTGGCCGGGGCCAAATATATTCCCAATAATGAAACCTTCAGCAACGCCCACGTGGACAAAAACTTCGTCACCGCCCCTGCCTGGCCCGCCCATCCCGAATGGATGAAAAAATTCCTCGAGCTGTTGGGGACACAGATAACCCCATGA
- a CDS encoding DNA repair protein RadA (Sms; stabilizes the strand-invasion intermediate during the DNA repair; involved in recombination of donor DNA and plays an important role in DNA damage repair after exposure to mutagenic agents) — protein MARAKVVYSCTECGHTQPKWAGRCPGCGAWSTLVETIPEVSSSGNPRFAGYAGAAGQSQVVPLGEIKAEQVARISTGLAELDRVLGSGLVRGSAVLIGGDPGIGKSTLLLQATAMLSGRVDTLYVTGEESVQQIGLRARRMSVDCRQVPVLAETALERIVSVAEQKKPEVLVIDSIQTVYTELLNSAPGSVSQVRECAARLVRLAKSRRMALFLVGHVTKEGALAGPRVLEHMVDTVLYFEGEAGSRFRVIRAVKNRFGATGELGVFAMTEGGLKEVKNPSAIFLSRQIDDCAGSAVCVLREGSRPLLIEVQALVDDSPLGNPRRITVGMENNRLAMLLAVLHRHGGVPLAGQDVFINVVGGVRLAETAGDLAVIAAVLSSLKDRAIPKDWVIFGEIGLTGEVRPVPHGEERLHEAAKHGFKRAIVPKANAPKKGIEGMDIVPVRTLQEALASL, from the coding sequence ATGGCGCGCGCCAAGGTTGTCTATAGCTGTACCGAGTGTGGCCACACCCAGCCCAAGTGGGCGGGGCGTTGCCCTGGTTGCGGGGCGTGGAGCACGCTGGTGGAAACCATCCCGGAGGTTTCCAGTTCTGGCAATCCGCGTTTTGCCGGTTACGCTGGCGCGGCGGGCCAATCCCAAGTGGTTCCCCTGGGAGAGATAAAAGCCGAGCAAGTGGCGCGTATTTCCACGGGTCTGGCGGAACTGGACCGGGTCTTGGGCAGCGGCCTGGTGAGAGGTTCGGCGGTGTTGATTGGCGGTGATCCTGGGATTGGCAAGTCCACCTTGCTGTTGCAAGCGACCGCGATGCTCAGTGGCCGGGTCGATACTTTGTATGTTACCGGCGAGGAGTCGGTGCAGCAAATCGGCCTCCGTGCCCGGCGCATGAGTGTCGATTGCCGCCAGGTGCCGGTGTTGGCGGAAACCGCTTTGGAACGCATCGTTTCTGTGGCGGAGCAGAAAAAGCCGGAAGTGCTGGTGATCGATTCCATCCAGACGGTTTATACGGAATTACTCAATTCCGCCCCCGGCTCGGTATCCCAGGTGCGCGAGTGCGCCGCCCGCCTGGTGCGCCTGGCCAAATCCCGGCGGATGGCCCTGTTCCTGGTGGGGCACGTCACCAAGGAAGGGGCTTTGGCCGGTCCCCGGGTGTTGGAGCATATGGTGGATACGGTGCTCTATTTTGAAGGCGAGGCGGGCAGTCGTTTCCGGGTGATCCGCGCAGTCAAAAACCGTTTCGGCGCCACTGGCGAACTAGGGGTGTTCGCCATGACCGAGGGGGGGCTGAAGGAGGTCAAGAATCCTTCGGCGATTTTTCTCTCCCGCCAGATTGATGACTGCGCCGGCAGCGCCGTCTGCGTCCTCCGCGAGGGCAGCCGGCCGCTGCTGATCGAAGTGCAGGCGTTGGTGGATGACAGCCCCCTGGGCAATCCCCGCCGTATCACCGTGGGCATGGAAAACAACCGCCTGGCCATGTTGCTGGCGGTGCTTCACCGTCACGGCGGCGTGCCCTTGGCCGGTCAAGACGTATTCATCAACGTGGTGGGTGGGGTGCGTTTGGCGGAGACCGCCGGAGACTTGGCGGTGATCGCGGCGGTGCTTTCCAGCCTCAAGGACCGGGCTATTCCCAAAGACTGGGTGATTTTCGGTGAGATTGGCTTGACGGGTGAAGTCCGTCCCGTGCCCCACGGCGAAGAGCGTCTGCACGAGGCCGCCAAACATGGTTTTAAACGCGCCATTGTCCCCAAGGCCAATGCGCCGAAGAAAGGCATCGAAGGGATGGATATCGTGCCAGTCCGGACCTTGCAGGAGGCATTGGCGTCACTTTGA
- a CDS encoding LysR family transcriptional regulator: MDKFKSMRIFCRVVELGSLTAAAREWDLSPTMVGKHVTQLEKELGLSLLTRTTRRLSLTEAGRGYYQRSKQLLEDLEELENSVSALGEGTRGTLIVAAPIDFGLMYLVPAVTAYRQSHPKVALSLTLENRFIDLSSGDFDLVIRITDTPHHGMIAKQITSTELCTFASPGYLAAHGEPRTITDLHQHQCLGFINTPHGNHWLFHDNGRSIEFKCHWQFASNNGTALCEAAAMDMGIIQVPSTTAKPYLADGRLKEILLDFCVKDLPIYAFYLQRRFIPAKITTFVRFLQTYFSEQ, encoded by the coding sequence ATGGATAAATTCAAGAGCATGCGTATATTTTGCCGGGTGGTCGAGTTGGGGAGCCTTACAGCCGCTGCCCGCGAATGGGATTTGTCCCCAACCATGGTAGGAAAGCACGTCACCCAGTTGGAAAAGGAACTGGGACTTTCCCTGTTAACCCGCACCACTCGCCGTCTTAGCCTGACCGAAGCCGGACGGGGCTATTACCAGCGGAGTAAACAATTGCTGGAAGATCTTGAGGAACTGGAAAACTCCGTCAGCGCCTTGGGAGAAGGTACTCGAGGAACCCTGATTGTTGCCGCACCCATCGATTTTGGCCTGATGTATCTGGTGCCCGCCGTCACAGCCTATCGCCAAAGCCATCCCAAGGTAGCGCTTTCCCTGACTCTGGAAAATCGATTCATCGATTTGAGCAGCGGCGATTTTGACTTGGTCATCAGAATCACCGACACTCCCCATCACGGGATGATCGCCAAACAAATCACCTCCACCGAACTATGCACTTTCGCCTCCCCTGGCTATTTAGCCGCCCATGGCGAGCCTCGCACCATTACCGATCTTCACCAACATCAGTGTCTGGGATTCATCAATACACCCCATGGCAATCATTGGCTATTCCACGACAATGGCCGGTCTATAGAATTCAAATGCCATTGGCAATTCGCCTCCAACAACGGGACTGCCTTATGCGAGGCGGCGGCCATGGATATGGGCATTATTCAAGTGCCCAGTACCACGGCCAAACCTTACCTTGCTGACGGCAGGCTTAAGGAAATCCTGCTCGATTTCTGCGTTAAGGATTTACCCATCTATGCTTTTTACCTGCAACGCCGCTTTATCCCGGCAAAGATCACGACCTTTGTCCGGTTTTTACAGACATACTTCTCTGAGCAATAG
- a CDS encoding NAD(P)H-quinone oxidoreductase yields the protein MAEILVLYYSRYGATATMADTIARGVESVEGAVAKVRTVPPVSAACEATEDVIPGNGPPYATMEDLQHCDGLALGSPTHFGNMAAPLKYFLDQTSSIWFSGGLSGKPAGVFTATSSMHGGHETTLLSMMLPLLHHGMLIVGIPSQETALMETKTGGTPYGPSHLSGEENKHLSEEEKRLCLCLGQRLATIALALKPT from the coding sequence ATGGCTGAAATTCTGGTGTTGTACTACAGCCGTTATGGCGCCACCGCCACCATGGCGGACACCATCGCCCGCGGCGTGGAAAGCGTGGAAGGCGCTGTCGCCAAGGTCCGTACCGTGCCTCCGGTATCGGCGGCGTGCGAGGCCACGGAAGACGTCATCCCTGGCAATGGCCCACCTTATGCCACCATGGAGGATTTGCAACACTGTGATGGCCTGGCCTTGGGCAGTCCCACCCACTTTGGCAACATGGCGGCGCCACTGAAATATTTTCTCGACCAGACCAGCAGCATTTGGTTTTCCGGCGGGTTGTCGGGCAAACCGGCCGGGGTTTTCACCGCCACTTCCAGCATGCACGGCGGCCACGAAACCACCCTGTTATCCATGATGTTGCCCCTGCTCCACCACGGCATGCTGATTGTCGGCATTCCCTCCCAGGAAACCGCTTTGATGGAAACCAAGACCGGCGGCACCCCTTACGGCCCCAGCCACTTGTCCGGAGAGGAAAACAAACACTTAAGCGAGGAAGAAAAGCGTCTGTGCCTGTGTCTCGGACAGCGCCTGGCGACCATCGCCCTCGCCCTCAAACCAACCTGA
- a CDS encoding aminopeptidase, whose protein sequence is MIDSEHRRQAEALLRYLNASPSPWHAATTAAEWLEEEGFQCLEERDAWELEESGRYYVIRDDSSLIAFITGAAPLPLAGFRIVGAHTDSPGLRLKPNPLQQADPMLRLGVEVYGSPILPTWTDRDLSLAGRVALRTDTPEKPAVCLIDFDTPLLRLPNLAIHMNRKVNEEGLKLNPQTELPLLLAVSQEKPPNQDLFIQLLASHLDCDPDAILSWELNAYDTQAGTFWGPDQEFIASPRLDNLASCHAALSALFSEDESAATRVCALFDHEEIGSESFKGASGSFLADILQRISNAFGLDDASTKQALAASFLISADMAHAYQPNFDWGYDADHKLIVNRGPAIKTNANVRYTSEAFSQALFMGWCEEAGVSWQHYCHRSNLPCGSTIGPIVSSRLGLRSIDIGNPLWAMHSIRESAGVKDHGDLIRVLERFFASPMIPVNA, encoded by the coding sequence ATGATTGACAGTGAACACCGCCGCCAGGCCGAGGCGTTGCTCCGTTACCTCAATGCCTCGCCCAGCCCCTGGCATGCCGCGACCACCGCTGCCGAGTGGCTGGAGGAAGAAGGATTTCAGTGTCTGGAGGAACGGGACGCCTGGGAGTTGGAGGAAAGCGGCCGCTATTACGTCATTCGTGACGATTCATCCCTGATCGCGTTCATTACCGGCGCGGCCCCCCTGCCCCTGGCCGGTTTCCGTATTGTCGGCGCCCATACCGATTCTCCGGGCCTGCGTCTCAAACCCAACCCCCTCCAACAAGCCGATCCCATGTTGCGGCTGGGCGTGGAAGTCTATGGCAGCCCCATTCTTCCCACTTGGACCGACCGGGACTTGAGCCTGGCCGGCAGAGTGGCGCTGCGCACCGACACTCCGGAAAAGCCTGCGGTTTGCCTGATAGACTTCGATACTCCGTTGTTGCGCCTGCCCAATCTTGCCATTCACATGAACCGCAAGGTCAACGAGGAAGGGCTCAAACTCAATCCTCAAACCGAACTGCCTTTGTTGCTGGCGGTTTCCCAGGAAAAGCCGCCAAATCAGGACCTTTTTATACAATTATTGGCTAGCCATCTGGATTGTGATCCAGACGCCATTCTCAGTTGGGAACTGAATGCCTACGATACCCAAGCAGGCACTTTTTGGGGGCCGGATCAGGAATTCATCGCTTCCCCTCGGCTTGACAATCTTGCCTCTTGCCACGCGGCGCTGAGCGCACTCTTCAGTGAGGATGAAAGCGCCGCCACCCGCGTCTGCGCCTTGTTCGATCACGAGGAAATCGGCTCGGAAAGTTTCAAGGGGGCCAGCGGTAGTTTCCTGGCCGACATCTTGCAGCGCATCAGCAACGCTTTTGGATTGGACGATGCCTCGACAAAACAGGCCCTGGCGGCCAGCTTTTTAATCAGCGCCGATATGGCCCATGCCTATCAGCCTAATTTCGACTGGGGTTACGATGCCGATCACAAGCTGATCGTGAACCGTGGCCCCGCCATCAAGACCAATGCCAATGTCCGTTACACCAGCGAAGCCTTTTCCCAAGCATTGTTTATGGGCTGGTGCGAAGAAGCGGGCGTCAGTTGGCAACACTATTGCCACCGCAGTAATCTGCCATGCGGCAGTACCATTGGGCCCATTGTTTCGTCGCGGCTGGGTCTGCGCAGTATCGATATCGGCAACCCCTTGTGGGCTATGCACAGTATCCGAGAAAGCGCGGGCGTGAAGGACCACGGGGATTTGATTCGGGTGCTGGAGCGGTTTTTTGCCAGCCCTATGATTCCGGTCAATGCTTGA
- a CDS encoding RNase III inhibitor, with amino-acid sequence MERMEVIRGDITKLNVDAIVNAANSSLLGGGGVDGAIHRAAGPQLLEECRKLGGCETGKAKATKGYRLPARYVFHAVGPIWHGGTHGEAELLASCYRECMKLAKEYGVKTIAFPAISCGVYHFPAEQAAEIAIRTLKECLQDNPQIEKIYLVCFDDKVYQAYQDALSKFQQENIAKQ; translated from the coding sequence ATGGAAAGGATGGAAGTCATACGCGGCGATATCACCAAACTCAATGTGGATGCCATCGTCAATGCCGCCAATAGCTCCTTGCTGGGCGGGGGTGGCGTGGATGGCGCCATTCACCGGGCGGCAGGGCCGCAGCTGCTGGAAGAATGTAGAAAGCTGGGCGGTTGCGAAACCGGCAAAGCCAAGGCAACCAAGGGGTACCGGCTCCCCGCCCGTTATGTATTCCATGCCGTGGGCCCCATTTGGCATGGCGGTACCCACGGAGAAGCCGAGCTGCTAGCTTCCTGTTATCGGGAATGCATGAAGCTGGCCAAGGAATATGGCGTCAAAACCATCGCTTTCCCCGCCATCTCTTGCGGCGTCTATCATTTCCCCGCGGAGCAAGCGGCGGAAATCGCCATCCGCACCCTGAAAGAGTGTTTGCAGGACAACCCTCAAATCGAAAAAATCTATTTGGTTTGTTTTGACGACAAGGTGTATCAAGCTTATCAAGACGCGCTTTCCAAATTTCAACAAGAAAACATTGCCAAGCAATGA